In one Hippocampus zosterae strain Florida chromosome 10, ASM2543408v3, whole genome shotgun sequence genomic region, the following are encoded:
- the zgc:162730 gene encoding mRNA decay activator protein ZFP36: MSDMHDNIFTKNFLNLALDDALLPRPSQLKVPGQGRLNRSTSFFAPSSSPPSSNLSFSTEQINDEDSSGSLWSSNIWSQSPSLQTKATPLQVRSMSLTESSISLLSSIGQLKNLEAFPSGPVTTVAPPPGFPPGSNLPAQVPPMLSSNRYKTELCRGFQETGNCKYGSKCQFAHGEAELRGMYRHPKYKTEPCRTFYNFGYCPYGSRCHFIHEEKLSGGQLSSGKFQTQRQPSLNPSNGQNQRHQLRQSVSFAGFMGSSRTSPPPSFPTSFTDPNLGFSRAASVSPPPADLISPVFADSLTREVAAFQFGNHQTRASSGDIHNIPLIVEPKASRCMCGHGNDFSVLHSNSGRGFAKMTDGNQQDSSALFAGSSHGGSAKHASLQRFSSEDSLEDSYSSSSGGSSGSESPTFDGSATKRLTVFERLSLSD; encoded by the exons ATGTCTGATATGCATGACAACATTTTCACAAAG AACTTTTTGAACTTGGCGCTTGATGATGCCTTGCTCCCAAGACCATCTCAGCTCAAAGTCCCAGGACAAGGTCGACTGAACCGGTCCACCTCGTTCTTCGcaccctcctcctcgcctcccTCCTCCAATCTCAGTTTCAGCACTGAGCAAATCAATGACGAGGACAGCAGCGGCTCGCTATGGTCATCAAACATCTGGAGCCAGAGTCCTAGTCTCCAAACTAAGGCAACCCCTCTGCAGGTGCGCTCCATGAGCCTGACCGAGTCCAGCATCTCGCTGCTCTCCTCCATCGGACAACTCAAGAACCTGGAAGCGTTTCCTTCCGGACCTGTCACAACTGTGGCTCCTCCGCCAGGCTTCCCCCCTGGATCCAACCTGCCCGCCCAGGTGCCGCCCATGCTGTCCTCCAACCGTTACAAGACTGAGCTGTGCCGTGGCTTCCAGGAGACGGGCAATTGCAAATATGGCAGCAAGTGCCAGTTTGCCCACGGTGAAGCGGAGTTGCGCGGAATGTATCGCCACCCCAAGTACAAGACGGAGCCTTGCAGAACCTTCTACAACTTTGGGTACTGCCCATATGGATCTCGCTGCCACTTTATCCACGAGGAAAAACTCAGCGGGGGTCAACTATCATCGGGCAAATTCCAGACTCAGCGCCAACCATCTCTCAACCCGAGCAATGGGCAGAATCAACGCCACCAACTCCGCCAGAGTGTCAGCTTTGCGGGGTTCATGGGCTCGTCAAGGACCTCCCCTCCGCCATCATTCCCGACATCCTTTACTGATCCAAACCTGGGCTTCAGCAGGGCCGCCTCTGTGTCTCCCCCTCCGGCAGATCTGATATCCCCGGTGTTTGCTGACTCCCTCACGCGGGAGGTAGCAGCATTCCAGTTTGGCAACCATCAAACCCGCGCCAGCTCCGGAGACATCCACAACATTCCTCTCATCGTCGAGCCAAAAGCATCGCGCTGCATGTGTGGCCACGGGAACGACTTCTCTGTTTTGCACAGCAACAGTGGCAGAGGCTTCGCCAAGATGACGGATGGAAACCAGCAGGACAGCAGTGCCTTGTTTGCCGGGTCCAGCCACGGTGGATCGGCGAAGCATGCCAGTCTGCAGCGTTTCTCCTCCGAGGACTCCCTGGAAGACAGCTACAGTAGCAGCAGTGGAGGCTCCAGCGGGTCTGAGTCTCCAACCTTCGATGGATCGGCCACCAAGAGGCTCACTGTATTTGAACGGCTGTCCTTGTCCGACTAA